One segment of Sphingomonas morindae DNA contains the following:
- a CDS encoding TonB-dependent receptor — MNQNYSTRPLRGAVSTRLRAALPFLLASAALSAPALAFAAAPDAAAAPDAAAGADAEPLGEIVVTATKRETNLQQTPISISVLSAQTLRDRHVQSLLDLADGAVPGLRVATFEARQSALTIGIRGIVPLDANQPAREQGVGIYIDGVYLGRQHGLNAALFDIERVEVLKGPQGTLFGRNTEGGALSLVSRGPSGRFEGRVTGGIGNYGSHNTELHLDLPEVHGFSVKLDGVIQHQDATTKNPLEGATGWNYYDRKGIRAAVRWKPVDGITNDFSFDYSRDSNSPFYSQLLNVNPNGCVAGPQAAAPKCVLPGTQYTTLTGTVKPTLPGVVVEGDKRMTVADIGVPQQPSVDRTHGFTNNLKWSIAPQIELRSITAWRGVNVGQWDNSGGAHRVPVVAPGCATTACNFSRYSLANLNQTQFSQEFQAVGTISRFDYVAGLYYFNEHVRDDAATPNSNAITGYVTPGQTSGYQYVILDPCRGSGGFGSQTECRSTDRASRVRSRSYAVYGQVTWNATDAIHLTAGGRYTHDKKQGELLMSRNIDYALRPDIAAANGYRPLDASWNRFNPMVTLAYDVSNDVHVYAKYATGYRAGGASSRTSNYQAFNPEDVRSYEVGMKTDFWGHRGRFNVAGYIMDRDDSQVDISSIQTTATGNFNNLVTINAPGTTKIRGVEADLTLRPVDGLTLSASYAYTYTKIPLVPITVNAGGVSYTTLQRFYIVFTPRNAASGSIDYELPMPMVSDGAKLRFHIDGNYAQATQTFDQFATKADSSFIANARLALADINVGRGDTRLTASVWVRNLFDRAYVYRRDPSNSLPGAPTTSATTASVNNILGDYGNFNAPRTFGGEISLRF, encoded by the coding sequence ATGAACCAGAACTATTCCACGCGCCCGCTTCGCGGGGCGGTCTCCACGCGTCTGCGCGCCGCGCTTCCCTTCCTTCTTGCGAGTGCAGCGCTGAGTGCGCCGGCGCTCGCCTTCGCGGCCGCGCCCGACGCCGCCGCCGCGCCGGATGCGGCCGCCGGGGCCGATGCCGAGCCGCTCGGCGAGATCGTCGTCACCGCCACCAAGCGCGAGACCAATCTCCAGCAGACCCCAATCTCCATCTCGGTGCTCAGCGCCCAGACGCTGCGCGATCGCCATGTGCAGAGCCTGCTCGATCTCGCCGACGGCGCGGTGCCGGGGCTGCGCGTCGCCACCTTCGAGGCGCGGCAGAGCGCGCTCACCATCGGCATTCGCGGCATCGTGCCGCTGGATGCCAACCAGCCCGCGCGCGAGCAGGGCGTCGGCATCTATATCGACGGCGTCTATCTCGGCCGCCAGCACGGCCTCAACGCGGCGCTCTTCGATATCGAGCGCGTCGAGGTGCTGAAAGGCCCGCAGGGCACGCTGTTCGGCCGCAACACCGAGGGCGGCGCGCTGAGCCTTGTCAGCCGTGGCCCGAGCGGCCGCTTCGAGGGCCGCGTGACGGGCGGCATCGGCAATTACGGATCGCACAATACCGAGCTGCATCTCGATCTGCCCGAGGTGCATGGCTTCAGCGTAAAACTGGATGGCGTGATCCAGCATCAGGACGCCACCACCAAGAACCCGCTCGAGGGCGCGACCGGGTGGAACTATTATGATCGGAAGGGCATCCGCGCCGCCGTGCGGTGGAAGCCGGTCGACGGCATCACCAACGACTTCTCGTTCGATTACAGCCGCGACAGCAATTCGCCCTTCTACAGCCAGCTGCTCAACGTCAATCCCAATGGCTGCGTCGCCGGGCCGCAGGCCGCCGCGCCCAAGTGCGTGCTGCCGGGCACCCAATATACGACGCTGACCGGGACGGTGAAGCCGACCCTGCCCGGCGTGGTGGTGGAGGGCGACAAGCGCATGACGGTCGCCGATATCGGCGTGCCGCAGCAGCCGAGCGTCGATCGCACCCATGGCTTCACCAACAATCTCAAATGGAGCATCGCCCCGCAGATCGAGCTGCGCTCGATCACCGCGTGGCGCGGCGTGAATGTCGGCCAGTGGGACAATAGCGGCGGCGCGCACCGCGTGCCCGTGGTCGCGCCGGGCTGCGCCACCACCGCGTGCAATTTCAGCCGCTACAGCCTCGCCAATCTGAACCAGACCCAGTTCAGCCAGGAGTTCCAGGCGGTCGGCACGATCAGCCGCTTCGATTATGTGGCCGGCCTCTATTATTTCAACGAACATGTGCGCGACGATGCTGCCACGCCCAATTCCAACGCGATCACCGGCTATGTCACGCCCGGCCAGACCAGCGGCTATCAATATGTGATCCTCGATCCGTGCCGCGGCTCGGGCGGGTTCGGCTCGCAGACCGAGTGCCGCTCCACCGACCGCGCCTCGCGGGTGCGCTCGCGCAGCTATGCCGTCTATGGCCAGGTGACGTGGAACGCGACCGACGCGATCCACCTCACCGCCGGCGGCCGCTACACGCACGACAAGAAGCAGGGCGAGCTGCTGATGTCGCGCAACATCGATTACGCGCTGCGCCCGGACATCGCCGCCGCCAACGGCTATCGCCCGCTCGATGCCAGCTGGAACCGCTTCAACCCGATGGTCACGCTCGCCTATGACGTGAGCAACGACGTGCATGTCTACGCCAAATATGCGACCGGCTATCGCGCCGGCGGCGCCAGCTCGCGCACGTCCAACTATCAGGCGTTCAATCCGGAGGATGTGCGCTCCTACGAAGTCGGCATGAAGACCGATTTCTGGGGCCATCGCGGCCGCTTCAACGTTGCCGGCTACATCATGGACCGCGATGACAGCCAGGTCGATATCAGCTCGATCCAGACGACGGCGACGGGCAATTTCAACAATCTCGTGACGATCAATGCGCCCGGCACCACCAAGATCCGGGGTGTCGAGGCCGATCTGACGCTGCGTCCGGTGGACGGGCTGACGCTGAGCGCCTCCTATGCCTATACCTATACCAAGATCCCGCTGGTGCCGATCACGGTCAATGCGGGCGGCGTCAGCTACACCACGTTGCAGCGCTTCTACATCGTCTTCACGCCGCGCAACGCGGCGAGCGGATCGATCGATTATGAGCTGCCCATGCCGATGGTGAGCGACGGCGCCAAGCTGCGCTTCCATATCGACGGCAATTACGCGCAGGCGACGCAGACCTTCGACCAGTTCGCCACCAAGGCGGACTCGTCCTTCATCGCCAATGCCCGGCTCGCGCTGGCCGATATCAATGTCGGGCGGGGCGATACGCGGCTGACGGCGAGCGTCTGGGTGCGCAACCTGTTCGATCGCGCCTATGTGTATCGCCGCGATCCCTCGAACAGCCTGCCCGGCGCGCCGACCACCAGCGCGACCACGGCGAGCGTCAACAACATCCTCGGGGACTACGGCAATTTCAACGCGCCGCGGACCTTCGGCGGCGAGATCAGCCTGCGCTTCTAA
- a CDS encoding 2Fe-2S iron-sulfur cluster-binding protein, with amino-acid sequence MGLTVNGAPVALPEDPRVSLLDLLRDRLGLPGTKKGCNQGACGACTVLVDGMRILSCLALAVQYEGRSITTIEGLGTETALHPLQQAFIEHDGFQCGYCTPGQICSAVDMVAEARRGVPSHVTADLAEETILLDGAELRERMSGNLCRCGAHNGIIEAIAQSLETMA; translated from the coding sequence ATGGGCTTGACGGTGAATGGCGCGCCGGTGGCGCTGCCGGAGGATCCGCGCGTATCGCTGCTGGATCTGCTACGCGATCGGCTCGGCCTCCCCGGGACCAAGAAGGGCTGCAACCAGGGGGCGTGCGGCGCCTGCACCGTGCTGGTGGATGGCATGCGCATCCTCTCCTGCCTCGCGCTCGCGGTGCAATATGAGGGCCGTTCCATCACCACCATCGAGGGCCTCGGCACCGAGACGGCGCTGCACCCGCTGCAACAGGCCTTTATCGAGCATGACGGGTTCCAGTGCGGCTATTGCACGCCCGGCCAGATCTGTTCGGCGGTCGACATGGTGGCGGAAGCAAGGCGCGGCGTGCCCAGCCATGTCACCGCCGATCTGGCCGAGGAGACGATCCTGCTCGACGGCGCCGAGCTGCGCGAGCGGATGAGCGGCAATCTCTGCCGCTGCGGCGCGCATAACGGCATCATCGAAGCGATCGCGCAGAGCTTGGAGACGATGGCATGA
- a CDS encoding glycosyl hydrolase 115 family protein: MLNRGSIRRSAGAPLALVLAIASAAPATAAADKGCAAPIAVCTHPVAGGFALIRPGRPATVLIDANADPAVRQAATSFAEDLGRVGGRRATLIDDPARAHGPVVLIGVRGQSPMLDRLIAARKIAAEDLAGQWEAYRQIVVEHPLPGVPRALVVIGSDRRGAVFGTYDLSARIGVSPWYWFADVPVARHRRLDITPGARRDQPKVRYRGFFINDEDPSFSGWAKARFGGVNARMYRHVFELELRLMGNYFWPAMWGKAFHQDDPENGRLADAMGIVIGSSHHEPMMRAQAEWHRPQPGLTTGGPWDYTRNGANLRAFWRGGIARMMSKGGGRAYDSLVTIGMRGDGDEAMGGGTATALLEKIVADQRAIIADVTGRPAAETPQIWALYKEVQDYYDHGMRVPDDVILLFSDDNWGQLRRLPAAGDHHPGGYGIYYHFDYVGAPRNYKWINTNAIEKIWQQMDLAYQANARAAWIVNVGDLKPMEYPLSFFLRQAWDPDAMTLAAMQAFPRDWAAAAFGPGQAAAIGALLTRYGQGVALRKPELLDPDSFPLGGQTATRLDGGAFGRAVETWTRLERDVARVRTHLAADQRDAYFELVEHPVRAMATLYRLYYAVAWNHRLAGAGDPRANVFADRAEAAFAEDQALTRAYHALRGGKWDGMMRQTHIGYTGWQEPARQIMPAVTRIAAAGPVPPIRFATLPAPDPDTLHIEAADYVGAEGAAGLRWAVIPHLGSGRGAVTSLPQGRAPTRPADGMRLDYAIRVARDGPVDIGLTLVPTLDTSGAGVLRTGVSLDDGPVAVLEDRLTPSPDDPATAAQRAWTRAVIENRRDLHLRLPHVAAGAHRLSVWRLDGNVVLGGLTVTSRPDDR, translated from the coding sequence ATGCTCAATCGCGGTTCGATCCGCCGGTCCGCAGGTGCCCCGCTGGCGCTGGTGCTCGCGATCGCCTCGGCCGCGCCAGCGACGGCGGCGGCGGATAAGGGCTGCGCGGCGCCGATCGCCGTGTGCACGCATCCGGTCGCGGGCGGCTTCGCGCTGATCCGCCCCGGTCGCCCGGCCACGGTGCTGATCGACGCGAACGCCGATCCGGCGGTGCGCCAGGCCGCGACCAGCTTCGCCGAGGATCTCGGCCGGGTCGGCGGGCGGCGCGCCACGCTGATCGACGATCCCGCGCGCGCGCACGGCCCGGTGGTGCTGATCGGCGTGCGCGGACAAAGCCCGATGCTCGACCGGCTGATCGCCGCGCGCAAGATCGCGGCGGAGGATCTGGCCGGCCAGTGGGAGGCCTATCGCCAGATCGTGGTGGAGCATCCGCTGCCCGGCGTGCCGCGCGCGCTGGTGGTGATCGGCAGCGACCGCCGCGGCGCGGTGTTCGGCACCTATGATCTGAGCGCGCGGATCGGCGTATCGCCCTGGTACTGGTTCGCCGATGTGCCGGTGGCGCGGCACCGCCGGCTGGACATCACCCCCGGCGCGCGGCGCGACCAGCCCAAGGTCCGCTATCGCGGCTTCTTCATCAACGACGAGGATCCGAGCTTCAGCGGCTGGGCCAAGGCGCGGTTCGGCGGCGTCAATGCGCGCATGTACCGCCATGTCTTCGAGCTGGAACTGCGGTTGATGGGCAATTATTTCTGGCCCGCCATGTGGGGCAAGGCCTTCCACCAGGACGATCCCGAGAATGGCCGCCTCGCCGATGCAATGGGCATCGTCATCGGCAGCTCGCATCACGAGCCGATGATGCGCGCGCAGGCCGAATGGCACCGCCCGCAGCCCGGCCTCACCACCGGCGGCCCCTGGGATTATACGCGGAACGGCGCCAATCTCCGCGCCTTCTGGCGCGGCGGCATCGCCCGGATGATGAGCAAGGGCGGCGGCCGGGCCTATGACAGCCTCGTCACCATCGGCATGCGCGGCGATGGCGACGAGGCGATGGGCGGAGGCACCGCCACGGCGCTGCTCGAAAAGATCGTGGCCGACCAGCGCGCGATCATCGCCGACGTGACCGGCCGCCCCGCCGCCGAGACGCCGCAGATCTGGGCGCTCTACAAGGAGGTGCAGGATTATTACGATCATGGGATGCGCGTGCCCGACGACGTGATCCTGCTCTTTTCGGACGATAATTGGGGGCAGCTGCGGCGCCTGCCGGCGGCAGGCGATCATCATCCCGGCGGCTACGGCATCTATTATCATTTCGACTATGTCGGCGCGCCGCGCAACTATAAGTGGATCAACACCAACGCCATCGAGAAGATCTGGCAGCAGATGGACCTCGCCTATCAGGCGAACGCGCGCGCCGCCTGGATCGTCAATGTTGGCGATCTGAAGCCGATGGAATATCCGCTCAGCTTCTTCCTCCGCCAGGCCTGGGATCCGGACGCGATGACGCTGGCGGCGATGCAGGCCTTTCCGCGCGACTGGGCGGCCGCCGCCTTCGGGCCAGGCCAGGCCGCCGCGATCGGCGCGCTCCTGACCCGCTATGGCCAAGGCGTGGCGCTCCGCAAGCCCGAGCTGCTCGATCCCGACAGCTTCCCGCTCGGCGGCCAGACCGCGACGCGTCTGGACGGCGGCGCCTTCGGCCGCGCGGTCGAGACCTGGACGCGGCTCGAGCGCGATGTGGCGCGGGTCCGCACGCACCTCGCGGCCGATCAGCGCGACGCCTATTTCGAACTGGTGGAGCATCCGGTGCGGGCGATGGCGACGCTCTACCGCCTCTATTATGCGGTCGCGTGGAACCACCGTCTCGCCGGCGCCGGCGATCCGCGCGCCAATGTCTTCGCCGATCGGGCGGAGGCGGCCTTTGCCGAGGATCAGGCGCTGACCCGCGCCTATCACGCGCTGCGCGGCGGCAAATGGGACGGCATGATGCGCCAGACGCATATCGGCTATACCGGCTGGCAGGAGCCGGCGCGCCAGATCATGCCGGCGGTGACGCGCATCGCCGCCGCCGGGCCGGTGCCGCCGATCCGCTTCGCCACGCTCCCCGCGCCCGATCCCGACACGCTGCATATCGAAGCGGCGGACTATGTCGGCGCCGAAGGCGCGGCGGGTCTGCGCTGGGCGGTGATCCCGCATCTCGGATCGGGGCGCGGCGCGGTGACCAGTCTGCCCCAGGGCCGCGCGCCGACCCGGCCGGCGGACGGGATGCGGCTCGACTATGCCATCCGCGTCGCGCGCGACGGGCCGGTCGACATCGGGCTGACTTTGGTGCCGACGCTCGACACCAGCGGCGCGGGCGTGCTGCGCACCGGCGTGTCGCTGGACGATGGGCCGGTGGCGGTGCTGGAGGATCGGCTGACGCCCTCGCCCGACGATCCGGCGACGGCGGCGCAGCGCGCCTGGACGCGCGCGGTGATCGAGAACCGGCGCGATCTTCACCTGCGCCTGCCGCATGTCGCCGCGGGGGCGCATCGGCTCTCGGTGTGGCGGCTGGATGGCAATGTGGTGCTGGGCGGCCTCACCGTCACCAGCCGCCCCGACGACCGCTAG
- a CDS encoding FAD binding domain-containing protein — protein sequence MTPFGYARAADAADAVRRAGGAPVRYLGGGTNLVDLMRETIERPAALVDVTGLSAEIAAAGEGLRIGAAARNTAIAEHRLVRTRYPALARAILAGASAQIRNMATAGGNLLQRTRCAYFYDVEGARCNKRTPGAGCDAIGGFNRAHAILGASEACVATHPSDMAVALLAYDAQLEIEGPDGARTLALADLHRLPGDRPDRDTDLAPGELITAILLPPVSPALRATYRKVRDRASYAFALVSVAGALAIKEGRITEARIALGGVAPKPWRVPAAEAALIGGAAEPARFAEAAEALLAGAAPLRDNGFKIELARRTIVAVLTEVAGGAA from the coding sequence ATGACCCCCTTCGGTTATGCCCGCGCCGCCGACGCGGCGGATGCCGTGCGCCGCGCCGGCGGCGCGCCCGTCCGCTATCTTGGCGGCGGCACCAATCTCGTCGATCTGATGCGCGAGACGATCGAGCGGCCGGCGGCGCTGGTGGATGTCACCGGGCTTTCCGCCGAGATCGCGGCGGCGGGCGAGGGGCTGCGCATCGGCGCGGCGGCGCGCAACACCGCGATCGCCGAGCATCGCCTCGTGCGCACCCGCTATCCCGCGCTGGCGCGCGCCATCCTCGCCGGCGCCAGCGCGCAGATCCGCAATATGGCGACCGCCGGCGGCAATCTGCTCCAGCGCACGCGCTGCGCCTATTTCTACGATGTCGAGGGCGCACGCTGCAACAAGCGCACCCCCGGCGCCGGCTGCGACGCGATCGGCGGCTTCAACCGCGCCCACGCCATTCTCGGCGCCTCCGAAGCCTGTGTCGCCACCCATCCGTCGGACATGGCGGTGGCGTTGCTCGCCTATGATGCGCAGCTCGAGATCGAAGGCCCGGACGGCGCGCGCACCCTCGCGCTCGCCGATCTCCACCGCCTGCCGGGCGACCGCCCCGACCGCGACACCGATCTCGCGCCGGGCGAGCTTATCACCGCCATCCTGCTTCCGCCGGTTTCGCCCGCGCTGCGCGCCACCTATCGCAAGGTCCGCGATCGCGCGAGCTATGCCTTCGCGCTGGTCTCGGTCGCCGGCGCGCTGGCGATCAAGGAGGGGCGGATCACCGAGGCGCGGATCGCGCTGGGCGGCGTCGCGCCCAAGCCGTGGCGCGTCCCGGCGGCCGAGGCGGCGCTGATCGGCGGCGCGGCCGAGCCCGCGCGCTTCGCCGAAGCCGCCGAGGCGCTGCTGGCGGGCGCGGCGCCGCTCCGCGACAATGGCTTCAAGATCGAACTGGCGCGGCGCACCATCGTCGCCGTGCTGACCGAAGTGGCGGGAGGCGCGGCATGA
- a CDS encoding class 1 fructose-bisphosphatase: MQRKTLTRFLIEQQQGPRAMPPQLRLLIETVARACKTISHAISKGALGDVLGELSRENIQGEVQKKLDVLANELLLEANEWGGHLAAMASEEMETLHRVPNRYPKGEYLLLFDPIDGSSNIDVDISVGTIFSVLKAPESASGRDVTEADFLQPGARQIAAGYAIYGPQTLLVLSVGTGVYEFTLDREIGSWKLTDGPMTIPEQYPEFAINMSNRRQWSPAVARYVEERVTGAAGPCGRDYNMRWTGSMVADVHRILKRGGVFLYPADHRQPGKARLRLMYEANPMAFLVEQAGGAATDGRVRLMEMEPAALHQRVGVVLGDRGEVAAVTEAAILAEPA; this comes from the coding sequence ATGCAACGCAAGACCTTGACCCGCTTCCTGATCGAGCAGCAGCAGGGGCCCCGGGCCATGCCGCCGCAGCTGCGCCTGCTGATCGAGACGGTGGCGCGCGCCTGCAAGACGATCAGCCACGCCATCTCCAAGGGCGCGCTGGGCGACGTGCTGGGCGAACTCAGCCGCGAGAATATCCAGGGCGAGGTGCAGAAGAAGCTCGACGTGCTCGCCAACGAGCTGCTGCTCGAGGCCAATGAATGGGGCGGCCACCTCGCCGCCATGGCGTCCGAGGAGATGGAGACGCTCCACCGCGTGCCCAACCGCTATCCCAAGGGCGAATATCTGCTGCTGTTCGATCCGATCGACGGCTCCAGCAATATCGATGTCGATATTTCGGTCGGCACCATCTTCTCGGTGCTGAAGGCGCCGGAAAGCGCCAGCGGGCGCGACGTGACCGAGGCCGATTTCCTCCAGCCCGGCGCGCGCCAGATCGCTGCAGGCTATGCCATCTACGGCCCGCAGACGCTGCTGGTGCTGAGCGTCGGCACCGGCGTGTACGAGTTCACGCTGGATCGCGAGATCGGTTCGTGGAAGCTCACCGACGGGCCGATGACCATCCCCGAGCAATATCCCGAATTCGCGATCAACATGTCCAACCGGCGGCAATGGTCGCCCGCCGTGGCGCGCTATGTCGAGGAGCGGGTGACGGGGGCGGCGGGCCCGTGCGGGCGCGACTATAATATGCGCTGGACGGGCTCGATGGTCGCGGACGTGCATCGCATCCTCAAGCGCGGCGGCGTCTTCCTCTATCCCGCCGATCATCGCCAGCCGGGCAAGGCGCGGCTGCGGCTGATGTACGAGGCCAATCCCATGGCCTTTCTGGTCGAGCAGGCGGGCGGCGCCGCCACCGACGGGCGGGTGCGGCTGATGGAGATGGAGCCGGCCGCGCTGCACCAGCGCGTGGGCGTGGTGCTGGGCGATCGCGGCGAGGTGGCGGCGGTCACAGAGGCCGCCATCCTCGCCGAACCGGCCTGA
- a CDS encoding xanthine dehydrogenase family protein molybdopterin-binding subunit: MSMIEEAKQAAQGLVQAAIGKAVALAPDQWIPGGVPDPLIRHQHGVIGQPVSRIDGPLKVSGKAPFAAEFPVEAMVYGALVHSRIARGRISRLDTAAAEAAPGVVAVMTHRNAPRLRPPPVFLSAPKAAGGDTLPVMQDDRIAWNGEPVALVLAESQEQADHAAMLVEVDYAAEPALTDFAEAKARGARPAEFMGGPLHDARGDAEQALAAAEVRVDQRYTTPRHNHNAIELHGVTCYWEGDTLRLHDASQLVAHTAWSLAHMFGIDERQVIVTSPFVGGGFGGKCLWQHQILAAAGARLSGRPVRLVLSREAVYRIVGGRAPTEQRVALGADRSGRLTALIHEGVTPKSRANAMPEPFILPTRSAYAAETVKLAVETVELDVLSNTFMRAPGESVGTFALESAMDELAHALAMDPVALRLRNEPERDPLSNLPFSARHLDQAWRAGAERFGWSARDPRPGARREGEWLIGLGCATATYPYYRMPGGAARITLTAAGEAVVAIAAHEMGMGTATAHSQVTAERLGLPMAAIRFDYGDSTLPGVVLAGGSQQTAAIGASIIAAHRALVKALLALAGNDSPLAGLSVDEVASREAGLCALDDPGRHESYASILARARRESISVEAEPPMPLETQHWSMHSHGAMFCEVAVNAVTGEPRVRRFLGSFDCGRILNPKTAASQFRGGIIMGIGLALMEETQLDPRTGRIANPSLSDYHIPAHLDVPEIDVIWTDIPDPHTPMGARGIGEIGITGTGAAIANAIFNATGKRVRDLPITLDRLL; encoded by the coding sequence ATGAGCATGATCGAGGAGGCCAAGCAGGCCGCGCAGGGTCTGGTCCAGGCGGCGATCGGCAAGGCGGTGGCGCTCGCGCCGGACCAGTGGATTCCCGGCGGTGTTCCCGATCCGCTGATCCGCCACCAGCATGGCGTGATCGGCCAGCCCGTGTCGCGGATCGATGGTCCGCTCAAGGTGTCGGGCAAGGCGCCGTTCGCGGCCGAATTCCCGGTCGAGGCGATGGTCTATGGCGCGTTGGTGCACAGCCGCATCGCGCGCGGCCGGATCAGCCGGCTCGATACGGCGGCGGCCGAGGCGGCGCCGGGCGTGGTGGCGGTGATGACGCACCGCAACGCGCCGCGGCTGCGGCCGCCGCCCGTCTTCCTCTCCGCGCCCAAGGCGGCCGGCGGCGATACGCTGCCGGTGATGCAGGACGATCGCATCGCCTGGAATGGCGAGCCGGTGGCGCTGGTGCTCGCCGAGAGCCAGGAACAGGCGGATCATGCCGCGATGCTGGTGGAGGTCGACTATGCGGCCGAGCCGGCGCTCACCGATTTCGCCGAGGCCAAGGCGCGCGGCGCGCGGCCGGCCGAATTTATGGGCGGCCCGCTGCACGATGCGCGCGGCGATGCAGAGCAGGCGCTCGCCGCCGCCGAGGTGCGGGTGGACCAGCGCTACACCACGCCGCGCCACAATCACAATGCGATCGAGCTGCACGGCGTCACCTGCTATTGGGAGGGGGATACGTTGCGGCTGCACGACGCCTCCCAGCTCGTCGCCCACACCGCCTGGTCGCTCGCCCATATGTTCGGCATCGACGAGCGGCAGGTGATCGTCACCTCGCCGTTCGTGGGTGGCGGCTTTGGTGGCAAATGCCTGTGGCAGCACCAGATCCTCGCGGCGGCGGGGGCAAGGCTGAGCGGCCGGCCGGTGCGGCTCGTGCTCTCGCGCGAGGCGGTGTACCGGATCGTCGGCGGCCGCGCGCCGACCGAGCAGCGCGTCGCCCTGGGCGCGGATCGCAGCGGCCGGCTCACCGCGCTGATCCATGAGGGGGTGACGCCCAAATCGCGCGCCAACGCCATGCCCGAGCCCTTCATCCTGCCGACGCGCAGCGCCTATGCCGCCGAGACGGTCAAGCTCGCGGTGGAGACGGTCGAGCTGGACGTGCTGAGCAACACCTTCATGCGCGCGCCCGGGGAGTCGGTCGGCACCTTCGCGCTGGAATCGGCGATGGACGAGCTGGCCCATGCGCTGGCCATGGATCCGGTGGCGCTGCGGCTGCGCAACGAGCCCGAGCGCGATCCGCTGTCCAATCTGCCGTTCTCGGCGCGTCATCTCGATCAGGCGTGGCGGGCGGGCGCGGAACGCTTCGGCTGGTCCGCGCGCGATCCCCGGCCGGGCGCGCGGCGCGAGGGCGAATGGCTGATCGGCCTGGGCTGCGCCACCGCCACCTATCCCTATTACCGCATGCCGGGCGGCGCGGCGCGGATCACGCTCACCGCCGCCGGCGAGGCGGTGGTGGCGATCGCGGCGCACGAAATGGGCATGGGCACGGCCACCGCGCACAGCCAGGTGACGGCGGAACGGCTCGGCCTGCCGATGGCGGCGATCCGGTTCGACTATGGCGATTCCACCCTGCCGGGCGTGGTGCTGGCCGGCGGCTCGCAACAGACCGCGGCGATCGGCGCCTCGATCATCGCCGCGCATCGCGCGCTGGTGAAGGCGCTGCTGGCGCTCGCGGGCAATGATTCCCCGCTGGCCGGCCTGTCGGTGGACGAGGTGGCGAGCCGCGAGGCCGGGCTGTGCGCGCTCGACGATCCGGGCCGGCACGAAAGCTACGCCTCGATCCTGGCCCGCGCCCGACGCGAGTCGATCAGCGTCGAGGCGGAGCCGCCGATGCCGCTCGAGACCCAGCATTGGTCGATGCACAGCCATGGCGCGATGTTCTGCGAGGTGGCGGTCAACGCCGTTACCGGCGAGCCGCGCGTGCGCCGCTTTCTCGGCTCCTTCGATTGCGGCCGCATCCTCAACCCCAAGACGGCGGCCAGCCAGTTCCGCGGCGGCATCATCATGGGCATCGGCCTGGCGCTGATGGAGGAGACCCAGCTCGATCCGCGCACCGGCCGCATCGCCAATCCGAGCCTGTCGGACTATCACATCCCGGCGCATCTCGACGTGCCCGAGATCGACGTGATCTGGACCGACATTCCCGATCCGCACACGCCCATGGGCGCGCGCGGCATCGGCGAGATCGGCATCACCGGCACCGGCGCGGCGATCGCCAACGCGATCTTCAACGCCACCGGCAAGCGCGTGCGCGATCTCCCGATCACTCTGGATCGGCTGCTCTGA